One Prosthecobacter dejongeii DNA window includes the following coding sequences:
- a CDS encoding phosphoenolpyruvate carboxylase codes for MTPTNPLREHGFRLLEDELKFLMDAFANVLRRLGEPALAEKLPWAGKCEGIGDAPDRALGQAYSIAFQMLNIVEERAAAQVRRLREKEKGPLAEKGLWPDNLREMQSLGLSEDELLDVLREVLVEPVLTAHPTEAKRETVRELHLEIYSLMNRHENPSYTPREQVRLQSHLETRLENLWRTGEIHVTRPTIDAELQNALHYLREVFPEALSRAHIHLREAWIAAGYEPAAVDSLPPLLRFGTWIGGDRDGHPFVTAEVTARSLTSLRANALRIQRRSLEALAFQSPLSSLFQKTPEVLENLIAQLTATLQAEPSVDLAYILERNKEEPWRAAIYLMRAKIVLAMDKPESPAAYIEASQLDADLTAYAESLMAVGASTLVQEFIVPLRRQLLAFGFHSAILDIRQNSSFHEKALDQLLRTAGLLDDRPLSDWPLKEKRALLEKELLSPRPFLAPGMSAGPEADTVLACYRVVATHLQKHGPTGLGALIVSMTKNVEDLLTVYILAREAGLTEWTPEGLHCPLPVTPLFETMDDLEAGPGIVQDFLSHPVTQRSLGKGKPTLQMMVGYSDSNKDCGILASQWALHRAQIALANTCQAHGVKAVFFHGRGGTVGRGAGPTHWFMEALPQGSLGGWLRMTEQGETIAQKYAHLGSAVYNTELLMASAAAATARHRHATTAPLAIHSTMDRLADWSRDAYRGLLHAPDFMRFYRAATPIDALEHARIGSRPSRRTGQATLDDLRAIPWVFSWTQSRFYLPGWFGAGSALEKLRTEDRAAFEELRTQLRGSAFLRYVLTNIESSLVSANPELMTLYAGLVPDAMVRESFMGTILAEYSRTRELLEDIFQGTFANRRPRLAYTLDIREEPLRVLHHQQVNLLREWRACLAAGENEGAEAMLPDLLISVNALASGLRTTG; via the coding sequence ATGACACCGACCAACCCGCTGCGGGAGCATGGCTTCCGCCTTCTCGAAGATGAACTGAAGTTTCTGATGGATGCTTTTGCCAATGTGCTGCGCCGTCTGGGCGAGCCCGCATTGGCTGAAAAGCTGCCCTGGGCAGGCAAGTGTGAGGGCATCGGAGATGCTCCGGATCGTGCTTTGGGCCAGGCCTACTCCATCGCCTTTCAGATGCTGAACATCGTCGAAGAACGTGCGGCCGCTCAGGTGCGCCGTCTTCGTGAAAAGGAAAAAGGCCCCCTCGCAGAAAAAGGCCTGTGGCCAGATAACCTGCGGGAAATGCAGTCCCTGGGCCTCAGCGAGGACGAGCTTCTGGATGTGCTCCGCGAGGTCCTGGTCGAGCCTGTTTTGACCGCTCACCCCACCGAGGCTAAGCGCGAAACCGTGCGCGAGCTGCACCTGGAAATCTACAGCCTCATGAATCGTCATGAGAACCCCTCCTACACACCGCGCGAGCAAGTGCGGCTGCAGAGTCACCTGGAAACACGGCTGGAAAACCTCTGGCGTACCGGGGAGATCCATGTCACTCGCCCCACCATTGATGCCGAGCTGCAAAACGCTCTGCATTACCTGCGTGAGGTCTTTCCCGAGGCGCTTTCCCGCGCCCACATTCACCTGCGCGAGGCCTGGATCGCCGCTGGCTATGAGCCGGCTGCCGTGGATTCACTGCCACCGCTGCTCCGCTTTGGCACCTGGATCGGCGGGGATCGTGATGGCCATCCCTTTGTCACTGCGGAAGTCACCGCCCGCTCTCTCACCTCCCTACGGGCCAATGCCCTGCGCATCCAGCGTCGTTCTTTGGAGGCCCTCGCCTTCCAGTCCCCGCTCAGTTCGCTGTTTCAGAAAACGCCGGAGGTCTTAGAAAACCTCATTGCCCAGCTCACGGCCACCCTCCAGGCAGAGCCCAGCGTGGACCTCGCCTACATTTTGGAGCGGAATAAAGAGGAGCCCTGGCGCGCCGCCATCTACCTCATGCGGGCAAAGATCGTCCTGGCTATGGACAAGCCCGAATCCCCCGCTGCTTACATTGAGGCGTCCCAACTGGATGCCGACCTCACCGCTTATGCGGAATCCTTGATGGCTGTCGGTGCTAGCACCCTGGTGCAGGAATTCATCGTCCCCCTGCGGCGGCAGTTGCTGGCCTTCGGTTTCCACTCCGCCATTTTGGACATTCGCCAGAACTCCAGCTTTCATGAAAAAGCGCTGGATCAGCTCCTCCGCACCGCTGGGCTGCTGGATGATCGTCCTCTCAGCGACTGGCCTCTGAAGGAAAAACGGGCTTTGCTGGAAAAGGAGCTCCTCTCGCCTCGCCCCTTCCTGGCCCCTGGCATGTCCGCTGGCCCAGAGGCGGATACGGTGCTCGCCTGCTACCGCGTCGTCGCCACCCATTTGCAAAAACACGGCCCGACCGGTCTGGGCGCGCTCATTGTCTCCATGACCAAAAATGTGGAAGACCTCTTGACCGTGTACATCCTTGCCCGCGAAGCCGGACTCACCGAGTGGACGCCGGAAGGACTGCACTGCCCACTGCCTGTCACCCCCTTGTTTGAGACCATGGATGACCTGGAGGCAGGGCCTGGCATCGTCCAGGACTTCCTTTCTCATCCCGTCACCCAGCGCAGCCTGGGGAAGGGGAAACCCACCCTCCAGATGATGGTGGGCTACTCAGATTCGAACAAAGATTGCGGTATCCTCGCCAGCCAGTGGGCACTTCACCGCGCCCAGATCGCCTTGGCCAATACCTGCCAGGCTCATGGCGTAAAGGCCGTCTTTTTCCACGGACGCGGCGGCACAGTCGGGCGAGGGGCGGGCCCTACCCACTGGTTCATGGAGGCCCTGCCTCAGGGCTCCCTCGGCGGCTGGCTGCGCATGACGGAGCAGGGGGAAACCATCGCCCAAAAGTATGCTCACCTCGGCTCTGCCGTTTATAATACGGAGCTCCTCATGGCCTCTGCCGCTGCCGCTACGGCCCGGCATCGCCATGCCACCACGGCACCCCTAGCGATCCATTCCACCATGGATCGTTTGGCGGACTGGAGTCGCGATGCCTACCGTGGCCTCCTTCACGCGCCGGATTTCATGCGCTTCTACCGCGCTGCTACGCCTATTGATGCACTTGAGCACGCCCGCATCGGCTCCCGCCCCAGCCGCCGCACCGGCCAGGCTACGCTGGATGACCTTCGCGCCATTCCCTGGGTCTTTTCCTGGACTCAGTCCCGCTTCTACCTGCCTGGCTGGTTCGGTGCAGGCTCCGCACTGGAGAAGCTGCGCACTGAAGACAGAGCAGCCTTTGAAGAGCTGCGCACCCAGCTTCGGGGTTCTGCCTTCCTGCGTTACGTTCTGACAAATATCGAAAGCTCCCTCGTCAGTGCCAATCCGGAGCTCATGACTTTATACGCAGGCCTCGTCCCAGATGCCATGGTGCGGGAATCTTTCATGGGCACGATCTTGGCCGAATACTCCCGCACCCGTGAGCTGCTGGAAGACATCTTCCAGGGCACCTTTGCCAATCGCCGCCCTCGTCTGGCCTACACGCTGGACATTCGTGAGGAACCCCTGCGTGTGCTGCATCACCAGCAGGTCAATCTGCTGCGTGAATGGCGCGCCTGCCTCGCCGCTGGCGAAAACGAAGGGGCCGAGGCCATGCTGCCTGACCTCCTCATCTCTGTGAATGCTCTGGCCTCAGGCCTGCGCACCACAGGCTAA